The DNA segment CGGTGGTAGCTGCAGGGTCAAAAGGTACTGCAAAAATAAATTCTTTCATTGCAGGGCCATTATTTGGATAAAACATTTGAAGATAAGTACTTCTAGGCTCAACAGCATACAATCCTGAACTAATTACGGCATCACAAGCGGCCACACAATCATTGTAACGTTGGGTTCCCGTATAAACCTCGGCATTCAAATACATTTTGGCCAACAAGGCATTTGCTGTTTGTTTATTCGGTCTGCCATAAGTTGTTATACCAGTTGCAGGATTTAAATTAGGAATGGCTTTTTTCAGTTCTTTCTCGATGAAATTGAAAACTTCAATTCTGCTTGATCTGGGTTTTGAACTAAATTCACCATATACAGTGTCTAGCGGAACACCTCCATAAGAATCCATCAACATAAAATAAGAAATGGCACGCATCGTTTTTAATTCAGAAATCATTGTTGCTTTTTCTGAACCACTTGGCATTGCTTTATCTAAAATTGAAATGGTTTGATTGCTCGTCCCGATAACAGCTTCTGCCCAACCCCAAGGACCAACACCATTATCTGGAGTCCAATCATGATAGTGTTGGCAAGCATACCCTCTGTTGTCAAACCAGTTTCCTCCACGTGCAGGCAGAATAGCTTCATCGGTAGTCAGAGACTGTGACCACCACCAGGAAAATGCGAAATCTCCACGGAAAGCAGCATATACAGCACCAGATTGTTGAATATATTGTGCTGAATTCTGCGGGAACACATCTGGCGTGAGTTGTGTCGTAATAGGCACATCCAGATTTTCACAGGACCATAACAAACCAACCATAAGTACTGGAAGGCCTAAATATTTTGATATTTTTTTCATAGTATTTACAATTTAATTTTTAGAATATCACGTTCAAACCAAACAAAAAGGTTCTGGTTTTTGGATAAAAGTTATTAGAATCAACCCCTGGAGCCGTTCCTCCTTGTTCCACTTCTGGATCAATTCCAGAATACTTGGTAATCACAAACAAGTTGTTTATGGTTTCGTAAATACGTATTTTCTTGATGTATTTACCCACTTTACCAAAGTCATAACCAAAAGTCATATTGTCCAATCTAATGTAACTGCCATCTTCTATAAAACGCGTTGAATATTTATACGCATTAAGGTCATTTGGTGATTCATTTGCCGCATCTACCAGAATATTGTTTGACATTGCCGTACTAGGCCTGAATAAATCGGCACGAGTGGCATTGAAAATTTTATTGCCAAATACGCCACGGAAAAAGATGTTCAAATCAAACTTTTTGTAAGTGAAATTATTATCCCAACCCATCATAAATTTAGGCTGTGCACTACCTGCATAATGGTAATCAACACCAATAGCCGGGTTAGTAGTTAAACTACCATCTTTGGCAACATATTGGGAAACACCTGCTGCATTTTTTCCTGCATATTGCAACGTGAAGAATTGTCCAAGAGGTTTTCCTTCCTTGAAAATT comes from the Flavobacterium limnophilum genome and includes:
- a CDS encoding RagB/SusD family nutrient uptake outer membrane protein, with translation MKKISKYLGLPVLMVGLLWSCENLDVPITTQLTPDVFPQNSAQYIQQSGAVYAAFRGDFAFSWWWSQSLTTDEAILPARGGNWFDNRGYACQHYHDWTPDNGVGPWGWAEAVIGTSNQTISILDKAMPSGSEKATMISELKTMRAISYFMLMDSYGGVPLDTVYGEFSSKPRSSRIEVFNFIEKELKKAIPNLNPATGITTYGRPNKQTANALLAKMYLNAEVYTGTQRYNDCVAACDAVISSGLYAVEPRSTYLQMFYPNNGPAMKEFIFAVPFDPAATTVGFNGQMYHSRYDVPRSERAKFGLPFTPSAPRSTLPEFYANFDDANDIRNKQWLTGLQFMNDGVTPVRVTTTKKGYDQFYAGSDGGATYTYQVDLTPNIVLRQNAALFDCGNDEIAWNMGYRNIKFYPDATSTSRNQNNDVPFLRYSDVLLMKAEAILRGGNATLGHTALSLVNMVRANRTTSAAWTSVSLEDIYKERCREFAWEAWHRNDMIRYGKYEGQWGFKTNAETYRRIFPIPTYAKALNPTLTQNPGYPQ